A stretch of the Marivirga tractuosa DSM 4126 genome encodes the following:
- a CDS encoding NAD(P)/FAD-dependent oxidoreductase: MIEKEVVLKPEEAFNEEEVLAIIQKKLGLRSSQDFRIAKRSIDARSKEVKVRIKIDIADKGTLPARINYKLEDLPLVHNASQSAVIIGAGPAGLFAALRLIELGWKPIILERGKDVRARRRDLADINKKHIVNPESNYCFGEGGAGTYSDGKLYTRSKKRGDIYRILEILVAHGAKEDIMIDAHPHIGTNKLPKIIQSIRESILAHGGEVNFDTKVTGFRVEDQELKSASTAKGIEFKADAFILATGHSARDIFYLLHENKILIEAKPFALGVRVEHPQKVIDQIQYKCEDRGSYLPASSYALVHQTYFNDKQRGVFSFCMCPGGFIVPAATESGEIVVNGMSPSRRDSRFANSGIVAAIELEDMKDFEEFGPLKGLELQKSIEQNACRIAGNTQSAPAQRLIDFTQGKFSKDLPDTSYQPGLHSARMDEVLPPFIAERLKTAFKAFGNKMKGYFTNDAIIVGVESRTSSPVRIPRDKESLEHPKTKRLFPCGEGAGYAGGIVSAAMDGERCAEKVVEIYKKSHE; encoded by the coding sequence ATGATAGAAAAAGAAGTAGTTTTAAAGCCAGAAGAGGCTTTCAACGAAGAAGAGGTTTTGGCAATTATCCAAAAAAAACTTGGTTTGAGATCCAGCCAGGATTTTAGGATTGCAAAACGCTCCATTGACGCTCGGTCCAAGGAAGTTAAGGTGCGCATTAAAATAGATATTGCTGACAAAGGAACTCTCCCAGCTAGAATAAATTATAAACTTGAAGACTTACCGCTTGTCCATAATGCATCTCAATCTGCTGTAATAATTGGAGCAGGTCCAGCAGGATTATTTGCGGCACTTCGATTGATAGAGCTGGGCTGGAAACCCATTATTCTCGAAAGAGGAAAAGACGTTCGAGCAAGAAGAAGGGATTTAGCGGACATTAATAAAAAGCATATCGTAAATCCAGAAAGCAACTACTGTTTTGGAGAAGGCGGTGCTGGAACTTATTCAGATGGTAAGCTTTATACAAGATCCAAGAAAAGAGGTGACATTTACCGGATTTTGGAAATATTAGTGGCTCACGGTGCTAAGGAAGACATCATGATCGATGCTCATCCTCACATTGGCACGAACAAACTTCCCAAAATCATCCAAAGTATCAGAGAAAGCATTTTAGCACATGGAGGCGAAGTCAATTTTGATACTAAAGTCACAGGATTTAGGGTAGAAGATCAAGAACTTAAATCTGCTTCTACTGCCAAAGGAATAGAATTTAAGGCAGACGCTTTCATTTTGGCTACAGGTCACTCAGCCAGAGATATATTTTATTTATTGCACGAAAATAAAATCTTAATCGAAGCTAAGCCTTTCGCTTTAGGCGTCAGAGTAGAACATCCACAAAAAGTCATAGATCAAATTCAATATAAGTGCGAAGACAGAGGATCCTACTTACCCGCCTCCTCTTATGCCTTAGTCCATCAAACCTATTTCAACGACAAGCAGAGAGGAGTATTCTCATTTTGCATGTGTCCTGGAGGATTTATCGTTCCTGCAGCTACAGAAAGTGGTGAAATAGTTGTTAATGGAATGAGTCCATCCAGAAGAGACTCTAGATTTGCAAATTCAGGAATAGTGGCTGCCATTGAATTAGAAGACATGAAAGATTTCGAAGAATTTGGTCCTCTAAAAGGATTAGAATTACAAAAATCTATTGAACAGAATGCATGCAGAATAGCAGGGAATACACAAAGTGCTCCCGCGCAGAGGCTGATTGATTTCACTCAAGGAAAATTCAGCAAGGACTTGCCAGACACCTCTTATCAACCTGGCTTACATTCAGCTCGAATGGATGAAGTATTACCACCATTTATTGCTGAGAGGCTTAAAACAGCATTCAAAGCTTTTGGGAACAAAATGAAAGGCTACTTTACAAATGATGCTATCATTGTAGGAGTGGAAAGTAGAACCTCCTCCCCTGTTCGTATCCCAAGAGACAAAGAATCGTTAGAACATCCAAAAACTAAAAGACTTTTTCCTTGCGGTGAAGGTGCTGGCTATGCAGGTGGTATTGTTTCTGCTGCCATGGATGGCGAAAGATGTGCTGAAAAAGTAGTAGAAATTTATAAAAAATCTCATGAATAA
- a CDS encoding CoA-binding protein has translation MNKKTVIIGATTNPSRYAYFAADRLTNAGHEIVPVGIKKGEVFGEQILDIRKSPKVDNVDTVTLYLGARHQPEYYDYLLSLNPKRIIFNPGTENPELVNLAKEKGIETEYACTLVMLGSGVY, from the coding sequence ATGAATAAAAAGACAGTTATCATCGGAGCAACTACAAACCCCTCTAGATATGCCTATTTCGCTGCAGATAGGCTGACTAATGCAGGACATGAAATTGTACCAGTGGGTATTAAGAAAGGAGAAGTTTTTGGCGAACAAATTTTAGATATTCGGAAATCCCCCAAAGTTGATAATGTAGATACTGTCACCCTCTATTTGGGAGCCAGACATCAGCCAGAGTACTACGACTATTTACTCAGCCTTAATCCAAAACGAATCATATTTAATCCCGGAACTGAAAACCCTGAATTGGTAAATTTAGCTAAGGAAAAGGGAATCGAAACAGAATATGCATGTACGCTAGTGATGTTGGGAAGTGGTGTATATTAA
- a CDS encoding GAF domain-containing protein, with translation MKIRDLAIRKKFILSFSILLFMMLAGGLVVGYLWNQVDDYQQIKSDVAETMMRFDNAQKIEQDFLIFGWKEIDFLEDGKSNFTQQFFTEVETVEISLEQKSNSDFVKSKGLEDEFRSILISVNRYKSAFDDLRKLLYTRGFKDHGLEGEMRSYVHDLQNCESAEEKVFAFSLRRHEKDFALRKDMSYTSKLHDTADQFIEFVKEASIEEFPHMTDRYKSKTIDAIRTYKNHFDKIVQTEIAIGLNEKAGQFLQLNRNKKETEPKISLLYQKINKQNSSLRQTASLVIGFTLIVLLLTVFALVYYLRKTVSKPIIKLDNIVKKVLSGDGTAGKELNHDGKDEIGSLNRNFSLMLDNLRENLKLIKDKNESLELKAKQDEIRSWNIEGLSHFSDLMKINSNNLSEFANSIVSEIVKYLKANQGAFFILNDEMQEPIMELKACYAFNKKKYVHKKIEKGEGLVGQTWLEGETIYMTEIPSSYIKITSGLGDAPPRSIMIVPLKTEKQIIGVLEIASFHKFEKHEQELLNELANRLGSVIESIKMQEKTQKLLEQSQEMTEQMQAQEEEMRQNMEELQATQEEMNRNQHSLNEAINFKDLQINMMSNLLGKVYEGIIFINTDYQIVASNNYLLDDLHYNEFDLVGNHPELVFKTSLKKRIEALQNDPNFILTGVSERQEAKIMDKFSNIFDSRFVITKIEHKGEIFHAVLFNKKDAEYGKTVLKHLFNSK, from the coding sequence ATGAAGATAAGAGACCTCGCTATTCGGAAAAAATTCATCCTTTCCTTTTCTATTTTACTATTTATGATGCTTGCAGGAGGATTAGTAGTTGGGTATTTATGGAATCAAGTTGACGACTATCAACAAATAAAGTCCGATGTGGCTGAAACCATGATGCGTTTTGACAATGCTCAAAAAATAGAACAAGACTTTCTTATATTTGGATGGAAAGAAATTGACTTTTTAGAAGATGGCAAAAGTAACTTCACACAACAATTTTTTACTGAAGTTGAAACAGTAGAAATTTCATTAGAGCAAAAGTCTAATTCTGACTTTGTTAAAAGTAAAGGGCTAGAAGACGAATTTCGTTCAATTTTAATTTCAGTTAACCGCTACAAGTCAGCTTTTGACGACTTAAGAAAATTACTTTATACCAGAGGCTTCAAAGATCATGGTTTGGAAGGAGAAATGAGAAGCTATGTTCATGATCTTCAAAATTGCGAATCAGCTGAAGAAAAAGTTTTTGCCTTTAGCCTAAGAAGACATGAAAAGGATTTTGCCCTGAGGAAAGACATGAGTTATACTAGTAAATTACATGATACAGCAGATCAATTTATAGAATTTGTTAAAGAGGCTAGCATTGAAGAATTCCCTCACATGACCGACCGATATAAAAGCAAAACTATTGATGCTATTAGAACCTACAAGAATCATTTTGACAAAATCGTTCAAACTGAAATTGCCATTGGGCTCAATGAAAAGGCTGGACAATTTCTTCAGCTCAATAGAAATAAAAAGGAAACAGAACCGAAAATCTCCTTGCTATACCAAAAAATAAATAAACAAAATAGCTCTTTGAGGCAAACCGCTTCTTTAGTGATCGGATTTACATTAATTGTCTTGTTGTTGACAGTTTTTGCTCTGGTTTATTATCTCAGAAAAACCGTCTCAAAACCTATCATAAAACTAGATAATATTGTGAAAAAAGTATTATCTGGAGACGGCACTGCAGGCAAAGAATTGAATCATGATGGAAAGGATGAAATCGGAAGTTTAAACCGTAATTTCAGCTTGATGTTGGACAATCTGCGTGAAAATTTAAAATTAATTAAGGATAAGAACGAATCGCTGGAACTAAAGGCAAAACAAGATGAAATTAGAAGCTGGAATATTGAAGGTTTGAGCCACTTTTCTGATTTAATGAAGATAAATAGCAACAATTTAAGTGAATTCGCTAACTCTATAGTTAGTGAAATTGTCAAATATCTAAAAGCCAATCAAGGTGCTTTCTTTATTCTTAATGATGAAATGCAAGAGCCTATAATGGAACTAAAAGCTTGCTATGCCTTCAATAAAAAGAAATATGTGCATAAAAAAATTGAAAAAGGTGAAGGCCTAGTGGGACAAACTTGGCTAGAAGGCGAAACAATCTACATGACGGAAATACCATCTTCCTATATCAAAATCACTTCAGGATTAGGAGACGCACCTCCACGATCGATCATGATTGTACCGCTTAAAACCGAAAAACAAATTATAGGTGTTTTGGAAATTGCTTCTTTTCATAAGTTTGAAAAGCATGAGCAGGAATTGCTAAACGAACTAGCCAATAGATTGGGAAGCGTAATCGAATCCATAAAAATGCAAGAAAAAACTCAAAAATTGCTAGAGCAGTCACAGGAAATGACAGAACAAATGCAGGCTCAAGAAGAGGAAATGCGTCAAAACATGGAAGAATTACAAGCTACTCAGGAGGAAATGAATAGAAACCAACACTCATTGAATGAGGCTATCAATTTTAAAGATTTACAGATCAATATGATGAGCAACCTATTAGGTAAAGTCTATGAAGGAATTATATTCATCAATACAGACTATCAAATAGTGGCTTCCAATAATTACTTACTAGATGATCTTCATTACAACGAATTTGATTTAGTGGGCAATCACCCAGAACTCGTCTTCAAGACTTCCTTAAAAAAGAGAATAGAAGCACTTCAGAACGACCCCAACTTCATCTTAACGGGTGTATCTGAGAGGCAGGAAGCTAAGATCATGGATAAATTCAGTAATATTTTCGATTCCAGATTTGTGATTACTAAAATAGAGCATAAAGGAGAAATCTTTCATGCTGTCTTGTTCAATAAAAAAGATGCAGAATATGGGAAAACTGTATTAAAACATCTTTTCAATAGTAAATAA
- a CDS encoding DUF6364 family protein, with protein sequence MDTKVTLSFNDEIIGKAKQFAEQNNISLSRLTEFLYKQITTGEYKSLDELPVADWVNQVAEGKAEYHTKARKRKDMKAEYLSSKK encoded by the coding sequence ATGGACACTAAAGTAACTTTATCATTCAACGATGAGATTATTGGAAAGGCTAAGCAATTTGCTGAGCAAAACAATATCAGTTTGTCTCGTCTTACGGAATTTCTTTATAAGCAAATCACTACTGGCGAATATAAATCATTAGATGAATTGCCCGTTGCTGATTGGGTGAATCAAGTAGCAGAAGGTAAAGCTGAGTATCATACGAAAGCCCGTAAAAGAAAGGATATGAAGGCAGAATATTTATCGTCCAAGAAATGA
- a CDS encoding tryptophan 2,3-dioxygenase family protein: protein MNKDQINGSLEKLNLKYQSMGQDLSAYLDGLLLSNYITYWDYINVDTLLTLQKPKTDFPDEEIFIMYHQITELYFKMCLNEMVQIANNGQIIGENGEDLGWHKALDVDFFIRRLNRINRYFETLTQSFDIMVDGMEKEQFQRFRMALLPASGFQSAQYRLIEFASTPLIQLVRKEKKNDCKDASIEEKYEHIYWKQGATEIETGQKTLTLEQFEKKYKNEFINWIKRFEQKNIYQKYLSMDQESKNNADLKEALRNFDMNVNVFWPLVHYKSAVRYLQEKNKDVAATGGTNWQQYLPPRFQKRIFFPELWSEKEKEEWGKGWVIKQIFGEE, encoded by the coding sequence ATGAACAAAGACCAAATCAACGGAAGTCTGGAAAAGTTAAATCTTAAATACCAGTCCATGGGGCAAGATTTATCAGCATATCTAGATGGATTGCTTTTATCTAATTATATCACCTATTGGGATTACATTAATGTTGATACATTATTGACTTTGCAAAAGCCCAAAACTGATTTCCCTGATGAAGAAATATTCATCATGTATCATCAAATCACCGAGCTTTATTTTAAAATGTGCTTAAATGAAATGGTGCAAATAGCCAATAACGGACAGATTATTGGTGAAAATGGAGAAGATTTAGGCTGGCATAAAGCATTAGATGTTGATTTCTTCATTAGAAGGCTTAATCGAATAAACCGTTATTTCGAGACTTTAACCCAATCTTTTGACATCATGGTAGATGGAATGGAAAAAGAACAATTTCAAAGGTTCAGAATGGCACTTTTACCAGCAAGTGGTTTCCAATCTGCTCAATACAGGCTGATAGAATTTGCCTCCACTCCTCTAATACAATTAGTCAGGAAGGAAAAGAAAAATGACTGTAAAGATGCTTCAATCGAAGAAAAATACGAACATATCTATTGGAAGCAAGGAGCAACTGAAATAGAAACAGGTCAGAAAACCTTAACTTTAGAGCAGTTTGAAAAAAAATATAAAAATGAATTTATCAATTGGATAAAACGTTTTGAGCAAAAAAATATCTATCAAAAATATTTATCAATGGATCAGGAATCCAAAAACAATGCCGATCTAAAAGAAGCTCTTAGGAATTTCGATATGAATGTAAATGTTTTTTGGCCCTTAGTCCACTATAAATCAGCAGTTAGGTATTTACAGGAAAAAAATAAAGATGTGGCTGCTACAGGCGGTACAAATTGGCAGCAATACTTGCCCCCAAGATTTCAAAAACGTATATTTTTTCCTGAATTATGGTCGGAAAAGGAAAAAGAAGAGTGGGGAAAAGGTTGGGTTATAAAACAAATTTTTGGAGAAGAATGA
- a CDS encoding toxin-antitoxin system YwqK family antitoxin, whose translation MEKNEMKFILSIILIIFPTLLFAQSKEVKLYYDDDREHLKERYFVKDLDPSVLYGTYESYYISGELKSKGQYIDDETYGQWRYYYETGKLKMQGQLKDNSNHGLWSYYFENGELRMTGEIYEGLRQGEWKYYYETGVLKSEGEYVDDVKNGLWTYYSENGNLKGKAIYKNGDGVYKEFYPNGSLRSEGFIKDEKSDSLWKNYYKSGSLKSKGKYAEGAKEGKWTYFYEDGTVSGEGDYINNLNHGKWVYYHPNGQVSAEGAEREGKKEGYWKLYFEDGGLKGEGVYDAGSGEYKEFYESGKLKLKGAVVDGKSEGKWKYFYESGEKEGEATFENGKGEYIGYYRNGDKKMIGVIEEGVKVGTWELYDHKGELAGYYKPIYEDYEPLLRTAKNKNNLSEEGPKYTKPDYRYKSKGSSYFKSRNNDFPTVILQVNPFNMLFGDLQVSLEHNIQQRIGYELLYHTFRNPFFANSLNLRAGDDFFEGFGFSFRQRFYHKDTKLGMPYFGHSISYTNVDRFKYYEDEAQSDVVSAEMNAQGIRYGLLIGSRILQNLNDNGFTFDINLGINFNYYFFGEVKNEGPRDQIFDDTLNQPFMIQPIVGLSFGYVFKLKNVKTLNP comes from the coding sequence TTGGAGAAGAATGAAATGAAATTCATTTTAAGCATCATACTAATAATATTTCCAACATTGCTTTTTGCGCAAAGCAAAGAAGTAAAGCTTTACTATGATGACGATCGTGAGCATTTAAAAGAACGCTATTTCGTTAAAGATTTGGATCCCAGCGTCCTCTATGGAACCTACGAATCCTATTACATTTCAGGTGAGCTTAAAAGTAAAGGACAATACATTGATGATGAGACTTATGGTCAATGGAGATACTATTACGAGACCGGAAAATTGAAAATGCAAGGGCAGTTAAAGGATAATTCTAACCATGGATTGTGGTCATACTATTTCGAGAATGGTGAACTTAGAATGACAGGAGAAATTTATGAAGGCTTGCGACAGGGAGAATGGAAATACTACTATGAAACTGGTGTCTTAAAAAGTGAAGGCGAATATGTTGATGATGTCAAGAATGGGTTATGGACCTACTATTCTGAAAACGGAAATTTAAAGGGTAAAGCAATTTACAAGAATGGCGATGGCGTATATAAAGAATTTTACCCTAATGGAAGTCTAAGATCTGAAGGATTTATAAAAGATGAAAAAAGTGATAGTCTGTGGAAAAACTACTATAAATCTGGGAGTTTAAAATCAAAAGGAAAATATGCTGAAGGAGCTAAAGAAGGCAAATGGACTTATTTCTATGAGGACGGTACTGTTTCTGGAGAAGGAGATTATATTAATAATCTAAATCATGGAAAATGGGTTTATTATCACCCAAATGGACAAGTAAGTGCTGAAGGTGCTGAAAGAGAAGGTAAAAAAGAAGGATACTGGAAACTGTATTTTGAAGATGGGGGGTTAAAAGGCGAAGGAGTGTATGATGCCGGCAGTGGAGAATATAAAGAGTTTTATGAAAGTGGCAAATTAAAGCTAAAAGGTGCAGTTGTAGATGGGAAAAGTGAAGGCAAGTGGAAGTATTTTTATGAATCTGGTGAAAAAGAGGGTGAAGCGACTTTTGAAAATGGGAAAGGTGAATATATCGGATACTATCGCAATGGTGATAAAAAAATGATTGGTGTAATTGAAGAAGGGGTAAAAGTTGGGACTTGGGAGCTATATGATCATAAAGGTGAGTTAGCAGGATATTACAAGCCTATTTATGAGGACTATGAACCATTATTAAGAACGGCCAAAAACAAGAATAACTTGTCAGAAGAAGGCCCAAAGTATACAAAACCTGACTATCGCTACAAATCTAAAGGGAGTTCTTATTTTAAATCTCGAAACAATGATTTCCCAACTGTAATACTTCAAGTAAATCCATTTAACATGCTTTTTGGTGATTTACAAGTTTCTTTAGAACACAACATTCAACAAAGGATTGGATACGAGCTTTTATATCACACTTTTAGAAATCCATTCTTTGCTAATTCTTTAAATTTAAGAGCTGGTGATGATTTTTTCGAAGGCTTTGGCTTTAGTTTTCGTCAAAGATTTTATCATAAAGATACCAAATTAGGAATGCCCTACTTCGGCCACTCAATATCCTACACAAATGTTGACAGATTTAAATACTATGAAGATGAAGCTCAAAGTGATGTGGTTTCGGCTGAAATGAATGCTCAAGGCATACGCTACGGACTTCTAATAGGAAGTAGAATTTTACAAAACCTAAATGATAATGGTTTTACATTTGATATTAATTTAGGTATCAATTTCAATTACTATTTCTTTGGAGAAGTGAAAAACGAAGGGCCAAGAGATCAAATATTTGACGACACCCTCAATCAACCATTTATGATTCAGCCGATTGTAGGGCTTTCATTTGGATATGTATTCAAGCTAAAAAATGTAAAAACCTTGAATCCATAA
- a CDS encoding type II toxin-antitoxin system VapC family toxin, producing the protein MKVFLDANILVSVLNKEFPLFNHTARILSLAGQSHFHFYTSPICLAIAFYFASKKVSESKAKEKIFLLCKHVSIADADQRGVEKALSNKKINDLEDGFEYYAAERVDCSVILTENKEDFYFSEIEVLNSSEFIANKI; encoded by the coding sequence ATGAAAGTATTTTTGGATGCCAATATTCTAGTGTCCGTACTGAATAAAGAATTTCCTCTTTTTAATCACACAGCCAGGATTCTAAGTTTAGCAGGTCAGTCTCATTTCCATTTTTATACTTCGCCCATTTGTCTTGCGATTGCTTTTTATTTTGCCTCAAAGAAGGTGAGTGAGTCAAAGGCCAAAGAAAAAATATTTTTGCTATGCAAGCATGTTAGTATAGCAGATGCTGATCAAAGGGGCGTTGAAAAAGCATTATCCAACAAAAAAATTAACGATTTAGAAGACGGTTTTGAGTACTACGCAGCCGAGCGGGTAGATTGCAGTGTGATTCTTACTGAAAATAAGGAAGACTTCTATTTCAGCGAAATAGAAGTCTTAAATTCCAGTGAGTTCATAGCTAATAAAATTTAG
- the hisB gene encoding bifunctional histidinol-phosphatase/imidazoleglycerol-phosphate dehydratase HisB, which yields MKKKKVLFIDRDGTIIQEPPTDYQVDSLEKLEFLPYAISALQFIAQNSDYELVMVTNQDGLGTDSYPEDTFWPAHNKMLKQLEIEGITFVEQHIDKTFEHEGKDTRKPGTGLLQKYFSDDYDLENSFVIGDRKTDVQLAENLGAKSIFIGEELAEATLSSKDWREIARYLVMPSRTATISRKTNETDIKIDLDLDGSGKAKNATGLKFFDHMLDQLGKHGGLDLSIHVNGDLEVDEHHTIEDTALALGEAFKQALGNKKGIYRYGFLLPMDDALAQVAIDFGGRPWINWKAEFKREMVGDMPTEMFFHFFKSFSDAAQCNLDIQVSGNNEHHKIEAIFKGWARAIKMAVSRDESRLNDLPSTKGAL from the coding sequence ATGAAGAAGAAGAAGGTATTATTTATAGATAGAGACGGAACCATTATTCAGGAACCGCCAACTGATTATCAAGTAGATTCATTAGAAAAACTGGAGTTTTTACCATATGCTATTAGTGCACTTCAGTTTATTGCGCAAAATTCAGATTATGAATTGGTGATGGTCACCAATCAGGACGGTTTGGGAACCGACTCCTATCCAGAGGATACTTTCTGGCCAGCCCATAATAAAATGCTAAAGCAATTAGAGATAGAAGGCATTACCTTTGTTGAGCAGCATATTGATAAAACCTTCGAGCATGAAGGTAAGGATACACGTAAACCTGGTACTGGTCTGTTGCAAAAGTATTTTTCAGATGATTATGATCTTGAGAATAGTTTTGTAATTGGAGACCGGAAAACGGATGTTCAGTTAGCGGAGAATTTAGGAGCTAAGTCAATTTTCATTGGAGAAGAATTAGCAGAAGCTACTCTATCTTCTAAAGATTGGAGAGAAATTGCTAGATATTTGGTCATGCCATCCAGAACTGCTACGATTTCTCGAAAAACCAATGAAACAGATATTAAAATCGATTTAGACCTTGACGGAAGCGGGAAAGCTAAAAACGCAACAGGCTTGAAATTTTTTGATCATATGCTGGATCAATTAGGAAAACATGGAGGCTTAGATTTATCCATTCATGTAAATGGTGATTTAGAAGTAGATGAGCATCATACAATAGAAGATACTGCCTTGGCTCTAGGAGAAGCTTTTAAGCAAGCTTTAGGTAATAAGAAAGGAATCTATCGCTATGGATTTTTATTGCCTATGGATGATGCTTTAGCTCAAGTTGCCATTGATTTCGGTGGTCGTCCATGGATCAACTGGAAAGCTGAATTCAAAAGAGAAATGGTAGGGGATATGCCTACTGAAATGTTTTTCCATTTCTTTAAATCTTTTTCAGATGCAGCACAATGTAATTTAGATATTCAGGTGAGTGGTAATAATGAACATCATAAAATTGAAGCGATTTTTAAAGGTTGGGCTAGAGCAATTAAAATGGCGGTAAGCCGTGATGAAAGTCGATTGAATGATTTGCCTTCAACTAAAGGAGCTTTGTAA